CCCATTACCGTTGTTTGTTATGTTGTTCTCGTGAATATTATTTCCGTTGGAGCCCGTGAGGTAGATACCATATCCGTTCCCCCTTATCGTGTTCCCGGCTATCGTGTTACTATTGGAGGAGGAAAGCCTTATGCCATAGTCCCTGTTTGATTCTATTGTGTTTCCTAGGAAAGTGTTACCAGGAGAGCGGACATCAATGCCAGCACCGTTCGCTGTTATCGTATTTCCCTGGATGGTATTTCCGGAACCGCCGACGATTATGCCTCTCTCACCATTATTTCTTAAGGTGTTATATTTGATAATGTTGCCGTCGGAGCCGGAGAGGAGGATGCCCCTATAGTTGCTTTCTATGATGCTTCCTTTGATCGTATTTCCGCTGGAGGAATGGATGTAGATTGCTTCCTCATGGCTGCTTTCTATGATGCTCTCTGCCGTAGTAATAACACCTATTCTTATATTAGAGATGACGTTGTTAGAAGATACTTCCATAAAAATTCCATAGTTATTTTCTATTAAGTGGTTCCCCAGGATCGAAATTTCACTGGAACGTATGAGGCCGATGCCACTATGGTATTCTCTGATGGTGGTCCTCATCACAGTCACATTATTTCTACCCTCTAGATATATTCCTACGACATTTTCAGGCCCTTTAATCGTGTGGCCATTTCCATTGATGATTATGTTGTCTCTTTCCACCACAATCCCGTATCCAGTGGTTGTGATATCACCAGTTATATCATAATGAACTCTGTCAGGGGTCGATATAGGAGGAGGAGATGCACCCGATGGACGCCAATCAATGTCCCCATTGGACCTTATATAAATTGTTTCACCGCTCCATAGGATACGCGCGTGCACCTGCTGAAAATTCCCGGAAATACCAGCGATGAGGAGTCCTAACATCAGGAGGGAGAGGAACTTCCTCAGTATACCACCTTAATTTTGAGAGGCATGCTTATATAAATTTTTGGTCTTATATTAATTTCCATCAAAATAACTTCTGGAAGTGGAGTCATCAATAAATATAGATTTTTGAGTACTGATTAATGAAAGTTTCATGTAAGATGCAAAGAAATGTTAAGAGAATGGAATTTTTGGAGAAGTTAAATAATATATCCATATTTATATGATTTATTAAGAAATTTAAAGTATTGCAATCGAGACTTCGTTGAGAAGGGTATGCGATTGATCATTTTAACCCTAAACTGTCGAATTTATTAAGAAATCTCACCTCATTGCTTAAAAATTTTAATCGTTATAAGCGGGAGGTAGCTCCTAATTCGATCGCGTCTATAGGCCATTACGATTTATATCAGGAAGAGCGGTAGGCTCAGGCACGTCACACCCCCGTCGCACTTCCTGAACTCCGAAACATCCACCTCCACTATTCTATAGCCCTCCCTCCTCAGCCTCTCAGCTGTCCTTGGATACCCCTGGGGCATGAGTATCCTGTTCTCTCCAAGGTAGAGGACGTTCGCAGCATATGCTTCCTCTAGAGGCACGTTTATCTGCCTGAAGCCGCTGAAGTACTTTGAATCCACTAGCTCAGGCACGATCACGACCTTCCTATTTCCTACGTAGTTCACTGCAGAGAGGAGATGGAATACTCTCTCAGTGGGTACCGATACAACTTCCTGCCCTAAGAAAGACCTGAGGGCCTCAGCTCCACCCTCATTCGTCCTGGTCGTGAGCCCGACGAAAGCTAAGCCGAGGTCCGTGATCATGATATCCCCTCCCTCCAGTGTCGCCGGCGCCTCCACATTGACAGCAGTGAAGCCTAGCTCTCCCAGGAACTCCCTGACGCTGGCTTCCTCACCCCTCCTGCTTGGCTCCCCGAACCTCGAGATTAACGCTTTTCTGTTTAAAGCTCTAGCTAAAGCTGTGTCCTGTATGAAGACAGAGTCTGGAAATCCATCGAGGCTCGGCAGCTTCTTCACATCTATCCCCTCTTCCCGCAGAGCGCTAACGTAGTCTTCATGCTGCTTGAGGGCCAAGCTCAGGTCTACAGTATCCTTGAGCGGGTGGGTTGAGACGCACCTGGGGAACTCGCGTGAGGGGGGCCTCACCAGAGCTGCGTTGAAGAGCTCACCCGAACTTCGGCTCATGGGCATCATAATGGAGCGGTCACTGACAAATATATTCTGGTGAGGATATGAGCTCCTGAAGGTGGCAGATTTATGGAAATTCCTTTATCAGTTTGAGGAATTTCAGAGAATTCTCAGCGAGAAGGGGATCGTAATGCGCTTAATCACCTCTTCATGACATAGATTCTGAATACCTTCCCCCTCAGCATGTTAGCGACTCTATGAAGTGTTGGATGAGTGGCGAGAAAGAATATTGCCTCTGCTCCGGCCAACTTTTCCCTCATCGCTTCCCCATCTAAATGCCTAACTTCCTCCCTCTTTATATTCAAGACCACTGGCTCCATCAGGGGGAGACCGTAATTCTTCATCTTCTCTTCCAACTTGCTCAGGATCATCTTCCTGTAACCGTGGGGCACTAAGAAAGCCAGCTTCATCCCTGGGACCCCGTTTTCCACCATATAGAGTAATGCTACAAAGGATAGGAGCTCGCAAAGATATTCCTTATTTATATATGCGGCCCTATAGTGTATATAACCGTTCCTCATTAGGGGGTTGTAGTACTTCAAGAATTCCCTGTGATCCTCGATTACCTGCTCCCTCAACCCCCGGACCATGCCCCTGTAAAGCTCCTCTATTGAACTTGAGAGGTACTCCTCTATCCTTCTCTTCGCGATAGAGTCCCTCTCCTCCCTAGATGCTTTCAGCAGGAGTGAGGAGAACTCGTTCATTAGGTAGAGGGAGAAGAGAGTGTGGAATTGGTCATCGGAGATGAAAGCAGCTACTTCCTCAATTGGAACCCTCTTTATCGAGCTCACCTTTATTGCCTGCGTGGGGACGTTCGTCACAGGGATCCAGTTCTGCTTCCGGTGTTCACTCACTATTATATCTCCACTCTCGCTGAGATACAGATCGCCCCGGCCGACGGCCTGAGCGTCGCCCGTCAGGCCCTTACCATTTATGGGATATAGGGGTCCTTTGAACGATCTCCTGTCAACCAGCACGAATTTCTCGCGTACTATATCGTAATTGAGAATATTTAGATTGGATAGTGTGTTCAAAGCCCTCTCAATAGCGTTCTCGAGGAATTCGGGCAGGCGGCCCTGAGACCTCAGAGAATCCATTAAATCGCTCTCATCGTACTTCCACAGGAGGAGAGGAGCTAGGAGAATCATCGGAACAGATGCCCCCTCATCCGCACGCGATATAGCAGAATAAATTTTAGTTACGAGCATTGGATCCAGCAACGTCCTCTTTATTAGTGCCAGCCTGCGCTCATAATCGTATCCCGGGGAGTAGAGCATGACAGCTCTGCAGATTTTACCGTCCCTGCCTCCCCTCCCTATCTCCTGATAGTAATCTTCTATGCTCTCTGGCATCATGTAGTGGACGACCCACCTCACGTTGGGGATATCCACCCCCAGACCGAAGGCCTTAGTGGCCACCACTATCCTTGGCTCCTTAGCTTCCCCTCTGCTGACTCTGTAAATCCTGTTAAGGACATCTTTCTTCTCCGAATCGCTCATCTGGCCGTGAAAATAGATGACGTTTCTCCCGAGATTCTCGGAGAGGAAATCAGCTATATATGGGGCGTTCTCATGCTCCTTAGTGGACCTCACGAATCCAGTGTATATTATGCCGAGCCAGGGAGAGCTTCCTGAGAAACTATCGGCCCACCTGGATAGCTCACTTACCACATTAAGCAGCTTATATAATCTTTCTTGACCGCTGGGTGCCTCCACAACATCTATTATTATATTATCCCTTATCGCAGGCCCCTTGAAAACCTTTACCTGCTCTGTATCTGGCTTTGATGGATCGAAGTCTGTGTTGAAATCTATTTCCTCCATATTGAACTTCTCATCCCCTGTCAGGACCTTGATCACCTCCTCCAATCCCTTTCCCGGCAGAGTCGCGGTGAAGCCAGCTAGAGGCAACCAGAGGCCATATTCCCTGCTCCTCTTGATGTACTGAGCTAGATACTCGTAGCTCGGCCTGAAAGTCCTGCCCCATTTGTAAAGCGTGTGGATCTCATCTATCACCAGGTAATTTATGTCGGCCCTCTCGAGGCTCCTCCTGACTTCCTCCTTCTCCAGCTGCTCGGGGGTGATGTAAACTATATCGTATCCCCCTCTAGCCAGCCCCCTTATGTACTCATCCAGCCTGTCGCGCGCCATACTCGTGATAGCGCAGGCCCTCACCCCTCTGGACAGCAGGCTGTTGAGGTGATCCTCTATAAGGGCCAGCAATGGGGAGATAACGACGGTAGTCCCTCCAATTTTCCTCCTCAGGAAGAGGGCGACCGATTGGAATATGAGGGATTTCCCGGAGCCCGTGGGCAGTATAGCTATCGAGAAAGGTCTGTCTAGCAGGAGTCCCTGATATGTATAGGGCATCAGCAACCGGGCCACCAGTCTCCTCTGATATGGCCTTAATGAGAAGCCCCAGACATCCCTAACAATCTCCTCTAGCTCTTTTATGGCTTCCTTCAGGGAGGGGAAGGTTGCGTAGGACATACTAATGGGTGGCGCCAGAGGCCTGACCTCCACTTCCTCCACGAAATCGCTCAAGTTGAGCCGCCTGATCAACTCCCTATCCGCGTTCACTATGATGCAAGTCCCTCCAGATAGACGCAGGACCTCCACTAGGGACTTCAGCATCACCTCCTCTCCCGATCTGACGAGGGTCCTGGTCGAATAGAGCACTATATTGTAGCCCATGGAAGCGAATTTGTTCACCCTCTCGAGGGTCCTGATGAGATCCCCCGAGCGATGCACCTCCGCCCTAGCCCTCATGCGGTAAGATACTTCCCTAGAGACGATCTCTTCAGCGGAGTTGGACACGAGCACGAGGCTCCTCCCCCTCTGAATGACCGCAGCAAGCAACCCTCCGAAGAGGTTGGAGTGACGGGAGCTCTTATCGATCCCATCCTTTACCAGATAGAGAGTCCTCTTCACCTCGGGCCTCCTGTATTCCACATCGACAGCGAGATCGAAGGGTGTCTCCAGCTCCACCTTGCTGAAGGTAGCAGATAACTGCTTCAGCAGGCTCGAGTAATCCTGATAATAGGCCCTCAGGAGGTAAGCCCCTCTGAGGACTATCTTGGACTCCGCCCTCCCCCTCATCCTCCCTAGGAGATCCTTCAGGTACCTGTACTCGACCACGAATCCCTCGGATGGGTCCCTCAGTTGATTGTCCCTCGTTATCCTCTCCACTACCGATGCCAGGGCCTTCTTCAGATCCTCATAAGGCATCTCAAGTGCTCTAAGCCTCTCAGGATCCCCTCCGGCTGCGGCGAATGACTTCGCGATAGTTAAGGCGAGCCTCTGGAGGGGAGTGAGGTCCCCTAAATCGGAGGATGGATCCAAGCTCTTCGGATACCAGGCATCGGAGAAGCTCGAAGCATCTATCGTGACCACTACCTCCCCTCTCTTAGACCCCCTCACCCTGAGCTGGCGAAAATCCGTCGCAACTTCCGGTATTCTCACTTCCCTCAGACCGGAGAGCGGTTCAAAAGGCACAGCTTTTATCTCCGGGAGTATGCCCTTCCTCTTCGCTACATGGATGAGCTTCGGGAGTATCGTGAGGGATGCGTGAGCATCTTCATCCGCTCTGTGGGGCGTGTAATCCACTTTGAACAGGAAGGAGAGGCCCTCGAGTGAGTGGCTGAGGGCCTCGGGTACCGAGATCAGTGCTAATGCGTAGGTATCTATGAACCTCACATCCCCGAAATGGACTCCCCAGGATCTCAGGACGTCGATATCGAAGGAGTAGATGTTATGGCCCACCAAGACCCTGAACCTCCTGATCAATTTCGAGAGGAAAGCCTGGGGGATGGAACCGTAAGTCTCGGAGATTTCCTCAGGCTTTATGTTGAGTCTAGCCAGCTCCTTCCAATCGCTGCTCCTCAATGCTATTAGACCTATTTCCCTCGGCTTCTTATCGTACTCTATCTCGGTCTCTATATCCAGCCCCAGGATATCGCTCTCACGGAGGAAGTATACCCTGTCGTCAGCTATCCTCAAACGCCCTATGATAGCGAGGAATTTGTTGAACTCCCCCCTGAAGAATAGTAGATCTATGCCTGCCGATATTAATCCCCTGTCCATGAGTAGGATACTCAGCCTTGAGCCCGATAGCAACTTGAAGACTCTACCTACGTCTTTATGCCGAATTGCATCCTCCAGCTCGTCATTGATCCTCTTCCTGTAGTAGAGGATCGATATTAGGATGAGCAGAGCAATTATGCCCAGTATTGAGGGGCTTAGGATGCTATTCTCAATAATAGCACCCTTCGGGAGCCCCATCCCCTCCAAGTATCGGCACCGCACTGAATTACCGGAAAATAATAAAAGATTGTGTGAAGCTGCGACGGAGGAGCCCATACCGAGCGGGCAATGAGGGGTTTCTGAGATACCTCATCAGACTCTCCTCAAGTGAGATTTAATCCTGCTTGCAAGTTCATCTAAGTAATTCTTATTAATTAACAGGCTCAATTATAAATGATTCAATATTGTATCTTATGGGTGTTAATAATAGTTATCAAAAGAATAAGAGAAAAACAGGGAATCCTGAGTAGGCTTTTAGGACGAGGATTCTACTCAGGATCTCAAGGTTGAGGATATGGCCAATTTCTTTTGCTGCTCTTTTTATGAGTAGAAAGTCATTATAGTATGTAATCAGCTTTTCTTTTCTGTTGACGGCTATTGATGCCACTAACAAATCAGCGAAAGCTTGTGGAGCACCCATCTTAAGTAGCACCAGCTGCAAAGTGTGGGCCATCTTGAAATCAATCCTTACTGGAAATATCACCTTTCCATAAAAATGGTTGTAGTAGACAATCCTCGGATATTCGATGAATGTAACAGCCTTTATATCCTCATCAATGGGTTTCCTTGACCTGATCCTGTCAATAGCAACGCTAGTATCGAGAATTGTCATTTAATCCTCCTCTTCTCCTTCTCCCTGAGCTCCTTCACGTCATATACCTCTAAATCCTCTGTTAAATCCTCAGGTCTGATGCCAAGCTCCCTTCTGAGCTCCTCTATGCTCGCTACACCGTATAACTCCGAAACAAGCTCATTCACAGCTTTTTTAAACTCCTCCTCGGAAAGCCAGGAGGGAATTCTTATCCTGATTTCCTTTGACATCTTGGTTTTTGGCAACAGGACTTTATAAGTCTTCATACAGCACAGCTAAGTATCACAAAAATGAAATTGCTTACTTCCGAGCTCTAAAACAAGCTCTATCTAGCATGGTCTCTCCCGATTTTATCAGATTCTCCTCTCTGTTGTACTCTATAAGGCCTGAATAGACACCCCAATGAATGAGGCAGTTGAACGCCTCCTCTAAACTGCTGCAGTAGCAAAATCCACCTTTAGATGCTATTATCTCCATGACGTCCTCTTTTTCAAGGCTCCCCTTTTCTTAAGCTCATTTTCCTTCATTTTCACTCCAAAGAATTTTGCTATCGCACTTCTGACGTTCTCATGTGTCAGTTCTCCATATGGCTCTATCAATGAGTTCTTATGCCTTCCGTATATCTCCACTTTTAACCCCTCCCTCTGAGCCAGATCCCTTACCTGAAGCTCGATAACTGGCTCGTTCTCCTCCACTATAAACACTTTCTTTGAGCTTTTTAACAGCTTTAGCACTTTCTCCTCAGGGATTGGATATGGTGTGTTGAGCTTAAGCAGATTTGCTCTGAGATCGAGGGAGTTTAAAGCTTCGATTACATAGCCATATGCAACACCGCATGCTATTATCCCAAGCTCTCCCTCAACCTCAGAATGTTGAAGGGTTCCTCAAGCGATTCAACTATCTTTATCTCCTCAGGAACTCTCTCCATAAGCCACTTGTGCTTCTCAACAGGACCTGGAGGTCCATAAACATTCCACCTATAGGGCATCTTCCAGTGTCTGTCAAAGGCTATCCTGTTCCTCTCCCTCCTTATGCTACCCAGGATAACATCCCCGCCTTGAGTGGCTTATCCTAGTCAGTGATCTCACCATGACAGGAACAGCTTCTCAGAGATCTCGAATCCCATTTTTGTCAGCTCTTTTGCCTCATGCTGGTTGCTCGGCTCAAGACAGGGGAACTTCCCATACATTGAAACAAACCTTGTGTCCTGCTCATTGGATGAATAGTGAGCGCCTGGATCATCTGCTACATATATCACTAGGCCTCCCCTAACCCCTCCATAAACCACGGTCATCAACATGTCCATTATCCAGTTAAGGCCTGCATTTTTCATTGTTGCCATTGATCTGGCCCCGACTATAGAGGCTCCAACTGCCAGATCGAATGCCACCTTCTCGTTCACAGACCACTGAACGTGGAATTCCATCTTCGACTGGGATAGCGCTTCTATTACCTCTGACGATGGAGTTCCGAGGTATCCGGTCACCATCTGAACTCCTGCCTCTATTGCCCCTCTCGCAACAGCCTCATTCCCATGAGAAGGACTCTCTTCCCAGGATTGTCCTCATCTATGGACATGTCTGATCCTCGAAACTCGGTCAACAAGAATAAAAATTAACTATTGATGAAGCTTGTTGATGGAAGGCAGTCAGCTGACGTCTTCTCTGGCTTTGAATGCTGATGTTGAGCTCAAGAGTATCACCTTTGAATGCACGCAACTGTGTTCATGATCAGAGCCCTTCTGAGAGCTCCGTTCTGCCTATGCCCTAGTACCTCCCGAACTTCACAGGAATTGAGAAAACCTCCATGTCATATATCTCGTCCTTTTGGGTGTTATCAGCCATGAGATGTATCAAGTATCGATGAGGGAGCTGCGGGGATCAGTTTTCCATTTTTAGAAATTCCTATTATATGGATAATAGTTGCCATCATCATAGCTGACACTATCCTAATATTGATAGCAGCATTTCCGAACAACTGGATAAAGAATTTGAGCAGAAGAATCCCACCAATTCTTTTCGGCATAATTCTAATCATTTTGTGAGTAATGAAATTTTTGGAGTTGGCTTTCGAGGTTTAAAAGCTCAACCTCATAGTATTAGTAAAACAGCAATGTTTAATACATGGCATCCTTCTAAGATAGTTTGTGGTGAGTGTGGGAGTAGTTGTCAAGGTGGATAGGCAAGGTAGAGTGATCCTACCGGAGGATGTGAGGAAGGCCCTTGGGATAGAGGGAGAGGCTGAGATGTTATGCAGAGTTGTCGGAAATAGAATCATACTCGAGAGATTTTCCGTAGAGGCGATCAGTAAGGCCTTCTCTGAGCTGGAGGAAATTGCTCCAAGCCTAGAATTTGATAGGGAGGAGGCTGAGGAGAAGGATAAATATGTTGACAGGGAATATGCACTACGCAAAATTGGGATTCGAAGCAATAGTTGACGTCGGCATCATAGTTATCGCTCATTTCAGAAATCCTGCGCGTGAATATGCAGCACAATTGCTTTT
The sequence above is drawn from the Candidatus Korarchaeum cryptofilum OPF8 genome and encodes:
- a CDS encoding type II toxin-antitoxin system VapC family toxin, giving the protein MTILDTSVAIDRIRSRKPIDEDIKAVTFIEYPRIVYYNHFYGKVIFPVRIDFKMAHTLQLVLLKMGAPQAFADLLVASIAVNRKEKLITYYNDFLLIKRAAKEIGHILNLEILSRILVLKAYSGFPVFLLFF
- a CDS encoding DEAD/DEAH box helicase; its protein translation is MGLPKGAIIENSILSPSILGIIALLILISILYYRKRINDELEDAIRHKDVGRVFKLLSGSRLSILLMDRGLISAGIDLLFFRGEFNKFLAIIGRLRIADDRVYFLRESDILGLDIETEIEYDKKPREIGLIALRSSDWKELARLNIKPEEISETYGSIPQAFLSKLIRRFRVLVGHNIYSFDIDVLRSWGVHFGDVRFIDTYALALISVPEALSHSLEGLSFLFKVDYTPHRADEDAHASLTILPKLIHVAKRKGILPEIKAVPFEPLSGLREVRIPEVATDFRQLRVRGSKRGEVVVTIDASSFSDAWYPKSLDPSSDLGDLTPLQRLALTIAKSFAAAGGDPERLRALEMPYEDLKKALASVVERITRDNQLRDPSEGFVVEYRYLKDLLGRMRGRAESKIVLRGAYLLRAYYQDYSSLLKQLSATFSKVELETPFDLAVDVEYRRPEVKRTLYLVKDGIDKSSRHSNLFGGLLAAVIQRGRSLVLVSNSAEEIVSREVSYRMRARAEVHRSGDLIRTLERVNKFASMGYNIVLYSTRTLVRSGEEVMLKSLVEVLRLSGGTCIIVNADRELIRRLNLSDFVEEVEVRPLAPPISMSYATFPSLKEAIKELEEIVRDVWGFSLRPYQRRLVARLLMPYTYQGLLLDRPFSIAILPTGSGKSLIFQSVALFLRRKIGGTTVVISPLLALIEDHLNSLLSRGVRACAITSMARDRLDEYIRGLARGGYDIVYITPEQLEKEEVRRSLERADINYLVIDEIHTLYKWGRTFRPSYEYLAQYIKRSREYGLWLPLAGFTATLPGKGLEEVIKVLTGDEKFNMEEIDFNTDFDPSKPDTEQVKVFKGPAIRDNIIIDVVEAPSGQERLYKLLNVVSELSRWADSFSGSSPWLGIIYTGFVRSTKEHENAPYIADFLSENLGRNVIYFHGQMSDSEKKDVLNRIYRVSRGEAKEPRIVVATKAFGLGVDIPNVRWVVHYMMPESIEDYYQEIGRGGRDGKICRAVMLYSPGYDYERRLALIKRTLLDPMLVTKIYSAISRADEGASVPMILLAPLLLWKYDESDLMDSLRSQGRLPEFLENAIERALNTLSNLNILNYDIVREKFVLVDRRSFKGPLYPINGKGLTGDAQAVGRGDLYLSESGDIIVSEHRKQNWIPVTNVPTQAIKVSSIKRVPIEEVAAFISDDQFHTLFSLYLMNEFSSLLLKASREERDSIAKRRIEEYLSSSIEELYRGMVRGLREQVIEDHREFLKYYNPLMRNGYIHYRAAYINKEYLCELLSFVALLYMVENGVPGMKLAFLVPHGYRKMILSKLEEKMKNYGLPLMEPVVLNIKREEVRHLDGEAMREKLAGAEAIFFLATHPTLHRVANMLRGKVFRIYVMKR
- a CDS encoding dimethylarginine dimethylaminohydrolase family protein; this translates as MSRSSGELFNAALVRPPSREFPRCVSTHPLKDTVDLSLALKQHEDYVSALREEGIDVKKLPSLDGFPDSVFIQDTALARALNRKALISRFGEPSRRGEEASVREFLGELGFTAVNVEAPATLEGGDIMITDLGLAFVGLTTRTNEGGAEALRSFLGQEVVSVPTERVFHLLSAVNYVGNRKVVIVPELVDSKYFSGFRQINVPLEEAYAANVLYLGENRILMPQGYPRTAERLRREGYRIVEVDVSEFRKCDGGVTCLSLPLFLI
- a CDS encoding AbrB/MazE/SpoVT family DNA-binding domain-containing protein, giving the protein MGVVVKVDRQGRVILPEDVRKALGIEGEAEMLCRVVGNRIILERFSVEAISKAFSELEEIAPSLEFDREEAEEKDKYVDREYALRKIGIRSNS